From a single Glycine soja cultivar W05 chromosome 19, ASM419377v2, whole genome shotgun sequence genomic region:
- the LOC114398583 gene encoding uncharacterized protein LOC114398583, whose amino-acid sequence MADHETRKTTTDRLEDAIARLTNSQANLNERYTNLFDKVDSILDHLRLRDEHQNQPSVSNTNSHRNTVKLDIPRFDGRDPLGWIFKMNQLFQYQNTPEEERITVASLYLDGAALSWYQWMFTNGFITSWQGFIQALESRFAPTFYDDSKGALFKLVQCGSVNDYLTEFERLANRVVGLPPPFLLSCFISGLIPELRREVLALQPISLLQATTLAKLQEDRLRDRKPPSQRLYQSSPSTSSSNLSTKPKPPYVQWTPEDMAFHREKGLCYNCDDKWSSNHRCKGRILLFVADNPTQDSGEPGSTAPSLASEENLGDPDCVTDPSPPHISLHAMSDLPSSETFCVYGTIRNVRITVLIDSGSTHNFLQPRVAHFLHLPIENTQPLRVLVGNGSTLDYDKRCPDTSLNIQGHSFPITFHLFQISGADAVLGIEWLKQFGPVTTDYTSFIMRFNHLGQEVSLRADVATGPEPASTAQVKRMIHTGSTSALFHLCILSANPAEEATTHLPHLLEPITKLILRYDQLFQPPKSLPPSREVNHRITLLPSTAPVNVRPYRYPHFQKAKIEKKLQNCSPRASYGQARVHTRLWSFW is encoded by the coding sequence ATGGCTGACCACGAGACCAGGAAGACAACCACGGATCGCTTAGAAGACGCGATTGCGCGCCTCACCAATAGCCAAGCCAACCTCAATGAACGATACACCAACCTCTTCGATAAGGTAGATTCCATTCTGGATCACCTCCGTTTACGTGATGAACACCAGAACCAACCCTCTGTCAGCAACACGAACAGCCACCGCAACACAGTTAAACTCGATATCCCTCGTTTTGACGGCCGTGATCCCCTAGGGTGGATATTCAAAATGAATCAGCTCTTCCAGTACCAGAACACACCGGAAGAGGAGCGGATCACCGTGGCTTCCCTGTACCTTGACGGCGCTGCCCTCAGTTGGTATCAGTGGATGTTTACCAATGGTTTCATCACCTCATGGCAAGGCTTCATCCAAGCGTTAGAGTCACGATTTGCTCCAACGTTTTATGATGATTCGAAAGGCGCACTATTCAAATTGGTTCAATGTGGATCTGTGAATGACTACTTAACGGAATTTGAACGTTTGGCTAATCGCGTGGTAGGCCTCCCTCCACCTTTCCTATTGAGTTGCTTTATTTCAGGTTTAATCCCGGAGCTCCGACGAGAGGTGTTAGCTCTCCAACCTATCTCCCTCCTTCAAGCAACAACACTCGCGAAATTACAGGAAGACAGACTACGAGATAGAAAACCTCCATCGCAGCGTCTCTATCAATCATCGCCGTCAACCTCCTCGTCTAACCTGAGCACGAAACCGAAGCCTCCTTACGTGCAGTGGACACCGGAAGACATGGCGTTTCACCGAGAAAAGGGCCTATGCTATAATTGCGATGACAAGTGGAGCTCTAACCACCGTTGCAAGGGACGCATCTTACTCTTCGTAGCTGACAATCCAACTCAGGATTCCGGCGAACCAGGCTCCACAGCTCCTAGTCTCGCCTCGGAAGAAAATTTAGGTGATCCTGATTGTGTGACAGATCCATCTCCTCCCCATATAAGCCTTCATGCCATGTCCGACTTACCTTCATCGGAAACTTTTTGCGTGTATGGCACCATCCGAAACGTGCGCATCACCGTGCTCATAGATAGTGGGAGTACCCATAATTTCCTCCAACCGAGGGTTGCACACTTCCTCCATCTGCCCATCGAGAACACCCAGCCTCTCCGCGTCCTCGTCGGAAATGGGTCCACGTTGGACTATGACAAGCGTTGCCCCGACACCTCACTAAACATTCAAGGACACTCGTTTCCGATCACCTTCCACCTCTTTCAGATCAGTGGAGCTGATGCAGTGCTCGGCATCGAGTGGTTGAAGCAATTCGGCCCAGTCACGACGGACTATACCTCCTTCATTATGAGGTTCAATCACTTGGGCCAGGAGGTTTCCTTACGAGCTGATGTCGCTACTGGTCCAGAACCCGCTTCGACAGCCCAAGTCAAACGCATGATTCACACAGGTTCAACTTCAGCTTTGTTTCATTTATGCATTTTATCCGCTAACCCCGCAGAAGAAGCCACTACTCACCTTCCTCACTTACTCGAACCTATTACGAAGCTCATCCTCCGTTATGATCAGCTGTTCCAACCCCCCAAAAGCTTGCCTCCATCGCGCGAGGTGAATCATCGTATCACCCTCTTGCCATCCACAGCTCCGGTGAACGTACGTCCATACCGGTACCCTCATTTTCAGAAGGCtaaaatcgaaaaaaaattGCAGAATTGCTCTCCGCGGGCTTCATACGGCCAAGCACGAGTCCATACTCGTCTCTGGTCCTTTTGGTGA
- the LOC114398938 gene encoding mucin-17-like isoform X3 produces the protein MSESLAWEKWSSFSHNRYVEEAERYSRPGSVAQKKAFFEAHYKKLAAQKAAALLEQANNEAQNNSTGQEDEGVIDNDNDTHNLQISPNSEMVVKEEQDAKVLSVTSDEHDVLVRLTASEHDSNSRVEASVTPESNKVEGAEAVMEEVAVVGSSMKVELQSHLEDVGAQKEESEKLSAIVTPPILTPIVKVSKSDQEVLASVGKKKPPVSSFKLSKANGTSYLTSTPVKSTAAISFKRDNIATPMSNKPANETSKFTTTPVKSTAAISFKRDNIVTPMSNTPANGTSVFTTTPVKSTAAITFKRDNIVTPMSNKPANGTSKFTTTPVKSTAAISFKRDNIVTPMSNKPANGTSKFTTTPVKSTAAISFKRDNIVTPMSNKPANGTSKFTTTPVKSTAAISFKRDNIVTPMSNKPANGTSKFTTTPVKSTAAISFKRNNIVTPMSNKPATLSTADKKRSTPRSVNFTPIRELNRLTASVMRKFESTRAGAGSSKASKDNSTTLRTPTMASKEMQKQSSLTPLTEKKRNKTPLDLSSAPGNHTGGSKWRLLSGENRMRSPLISSPFSLRTEERATRRKKKLEEKFNANEAQKEQLHTKLKEKTETEIIRKLRQSFCFKARPLPDFYKERKTSTNETKKDPLTHFGTPKDGRKSTPSMAESKTSFPPNRPVLKNSGTKHFLGKSGRTLSHPLTSTSMIIPTHENTSPNIQNGYQTGRNLKY, from the exons ATGTCAGAGTCCCTGGCATGGGAGAAGTGGTCCAGCTTCTCCCACAACCGCTATGTCGAAGAGGCAGAGAGGTACTCAAGACCTGGTTCAGTGGCAcagaagaaggctttctttgaagctcactacaagaaACTTGCTGCTCAGAAGGCAGCTGCATTGCTTGAACAAGCAAACAATGAGGCACAAAACAATTCCACTGGACAAGAAGATGAGGGAGTGATTGACAATGACAATGACACTCATAATTTACAAATAAGTCCAAATTCTGAAATGGTTGTCAAGGAAGAACAAGATGCAAAGGTATTGAGTGTTACCTCTGATGAGCATGATGTCTTGGTCAGACTCACAGCCAGTGAGCATGATTCAAACTCACGTGTAGAGGCAAGTGTTACACCTGAAAGTAACAAGGTAGAGGGAGCTGAGGCAGTAATGGAAGAAGTAGCAGTTGTGGGAAGTTCAATGAAGGTTGAATTGCAAAGCCACCTTGAAGATGTTGGTGCACAGAAGGAGGAAAGTGAAAAGCTTAGTGCAATTGTAACACCTCCAATTTTGACACCAATAGTGAAG GTCTCCAAATCTGATCAGGAAGTTTTGGCTAGTGTGGGCAAGAAGAAACCACCAGTTTCTTCCTTTAAGTTGTCAAAGGCTAATGGAACCTCCTACTTAACCTCTACACCTGTTAAGTCCACTGCTGCTATTTCTTTCAAAAGAGATAACAttgctacaccaatgagcaatAAACCTGCTAATGAAACCTCCAAGTTCACTACTACACCTGTTAAGTCCACAGCTGCTATTTCTTTCAAAAGGGATAATATTGTTACACCAATGAGCAATACCCCTGCTAATGGAACCTCCGTGTTCACCACTACACCTGTTAAGTCCACAGCTGCTATTACTTTCAAAAGGGATAATATTGTTACACCAATGAGCAATAAACCTGCTAATGGAACCTCCAAGTTCACCACTACACCTGTTAAGTCCACAGCTGCTATTTCTTTCAAAAGGGATAATATTGTTACACCAATGAGCAATAAACCTGCTAATGGAACCTCCAAGTTCACCACTACACCTGTTAAGTCCACAGCTGCTATTTCTTTCAAAAGGGATAATATTGTTACACCAATGAGTAATAAACCTGCTAATGGAACCTCCAAGTTCACCACTACACCTGTTAAGTCCACAGCTGCTATTTCTTTCAAAAGGGATAATATTGTTACACCAATGAGCAATAAACCTGCTAATGGAACCTCCAAGTTCACCACTACACCTGTTAAGTCCACAGCTGCTATTTCTTTCAAAAGGAATAATATTGTTACACCAATGAGCAATAAGCCTGCTACATTAAGCACTGCAGATAAAAAGAGATCTACTCCTAGATCAGTTAATTTTACACCCATTAGAGAACTTAACAGATTGACTGCTTCAGTCATGAGGAAATTTGAAAGTACAAGAGCTGGTGCTGGTTCTTCCAAGGCTTCAAAGGATAACTCGACTACACTAAGAACTCCAACTATG GCTTCCAAGGAGATGCAAAAGCAATCTTCATTGACCCCATTAACTGAAAAGAAAAG GAACAAAACACCTCTTGATTTGTCATCAGCACCAGGGAACCATACGGGTGGTTCTAAATGGCGCTTGCTTTCTGGAGA AAATAGAATGAGATCCCCACTTATATCATCCCCTTTCAGCTTGAGGACAGAAGAAAGGGCTacaagaagaaagaag AAACTCGAAGAAAAGTTCAATGCTAATGAAGCGCAAAAAGAGCAGCTGCATACGAAACTCAAG GAGAAAACAGAGACTGAGATTATTAGAAAACTACGCCAAAGCTTTTGCTTCAAAGCCAGGCCACTACCTGATTTTTACAAGGAAAGGAAAACGTCAACGAATGAGACAAAAAAG GATCCACTGACACATTTTGGAACACCGAAAGATGGAAGGAAATCCACCCCAAGTATGGCAGAGAGCAAGACTTCTTTTCCTCCCAACAGACCTGTACTGAAAAACAGTGGCACCAAGCACTTCCTAGGAAAGAGTGGTCGCACCTTGTCTCACCCTCTAACTTCAACTTCCATGATTATTCCAACTCATGAGAATACATCACCAAATATTCAGAATGGATACCAGACTGGTagaaacttaaaatattaa
- the LOC114398938 gene encoding mucin-17-like isoform X1: MGDSTCLMQQPFCYASGISNEASENNPIHALEQSISFGRFMSESLAWEKWSSFSHNRYVEEAERYSRPGSVAQKKAFFEAHYKKLAAQKAAALLEQANNEAQNNSTGQEDEGVIDNDNDTHNLQISPNSEMVVKEEQDAKVLSVTSDEHDVLVRLTASEHDSNSRVEASVTPESNKVEGAEAVMEEVAVVGSSMKVELQSHLEDVGAQKEESEKLSAIVTPPILTPIVKVSKSDQEVLASVGKKKPPVSSFKLSKANGTSYLTSTPVKSTAAISFKRDNIATPMSNKPANETSKFTTTPVKSTAAISFKRDNIVTPMSNTPANGTSVFTTTPVKSTAAITFKRDNIVTPMSNKPANGTSKFTTTPVKSTAAISFKRDNIVTPMSNKPANGTSKFTTTPVKSTAAISFKRDNIVTPMSNKPANGTSKFTTTPVKSTAAISFKRDNIVTPMSNKPANGTSKFTTTPVKSTAAISFKRNNIVTPMSNKPATLSTADKKRSTPRSVNFTPIRELNRLTASVMRKFESTRAGAGSSKASKDNSTTLRTPTMASKEMQKQSSLTPLTEKKRNKTPLDLSSAPGNHTGGSKWRLLSGENRMRSPLISSPFSLRTEERATRRKKKLEEKFNANEAQKEQLHTKLKEKTETEIIRKLRQSFCFKARPLPDFYKERKTSTNETKKDPLTHFGTPKDGRKSTPSMAESKTSFPPNRPVLKNSGTKHFLGKSGRTLSHPLTSTSMIIPTHENTSPNIQNGYQTGRNLKY; this comes from the exons ATGGGGGACTCAACTTGTCTCATGCAACAACCATTCTGTTATGCTTCAGGGATTTCCAATGAAGCCAGTGAG AACAACCCAATTCATGCACTTGAGCAGTCAATTTCGTTTGGGAGATTCATGTCAGAGTCCCTGGCATGGGAGAAGTGGTCCAGCTTCTCCCACAACCGCTATGTCGAAGAGGCAGAGAGGTACTCAAGACCTGGTTCAGTGGCAcagaagaaggctttctttgaagctcactacaagaaACTTGCTGCTCAGAAGGCAGCTGCATTGCTTGAACAAGCAAACAATGAGGCACAAAACAATTCCACTGGACAAGAAGATGAGGGAGTGATTGACAATGACAATGACACTCATAATTTACAAATAAGTCCAAATTCTGAAATGGTTGTCAAGGAAGAACAAGATGCAAAGGTATTGAGTGTTACCTCTGATGAGCATGATGTCTTGGTCAGACTCACAGCCAGTGAGCATGATTCAAACTCACGTGTAGAGGCAAGTGTTACACCTGAAAGTAACAAGGTAGAGGGAGCTGAGGCAGTAATGGAAGAAGTAGCAGTTGTGGGAAGTTCAATGAAGGTTGAATTGCAAAGCCACCTTGAAGATGTTGGTGCACAGAAGGAGGAAAGTGAAAAGCTTAGTGCAATTGTAACACCTCCAATTTTGACACCAATAGTGAAG GTCTCCAAATCTGATCAGGAAGTTTTGGCTAGTGTGGGCAAGAAGAAACCACCAGTTTCTTCCTTTAAGTTGTCAAAGGCTAATGGAACCTCCTACTTAACCTCTACACCTGTTAAGTCCACTGCTGCTATTTCTTTCAAAAGAGATAACAttgctacaccaatgagcaatAAACCTGCTAATGAAACCTCCAAGTTCACTACTACACCTGTTAAGTCCACAGCTGCTATTTCTTTCAAAAGGGATAATATTGTTACACCAATGAGCAATACCCCTGCTAATGGAACCTCCGTGTTCACCACTACACCTGTTAAGTCCACAGCTGCTATTACTTTCAAAAGGGATAATATTGTTACACCAATGAGCAATAAACCTGCTAATGGAACCTCCAAGTTCACCACTACACCTGTTAAGTCCACAGCTGCTATTTCTTTCAAAAGGGATAATATTGTTACACCAATGAGCAATAAACCTGCTAATGGAACCTCCAAGTTCACCACTACACCTGTTAAGTCCACAGCTGCTATTTCTTTCAAAAGGGATAATATTGTTACACCAATGAGTAATAAACCTGCTAATGGAACCTCCAAGTTCACCACTACACCTGTTAAGTCCACAGCTGCTATTTCTTTCAAAAGGGATAATATTGTTACACCAATGAGCAATAAACCTGCTAATGGAACCTCCAAGTTCACCACTACACCTGTTAAGTCCACAGCTGCTATTTCTTTCAAAAGGAATAATATTGTTACACCAATGAGCAATAAGCCTGCTACATTAAGCACTGCAGATAAAAAGAGATCTACTCCTAGATCAGTTAATTTTACACCCATTAGAGAACTTAACAGATTGACTGCTTCAGTCATGAGGAAATTTGAAAGTACAAGAGCTGGTGCTGGTTCTTCCAAGGCTTCAAAGGATAACTCGACTACACTAAGAACTCCAACTATG GCTTCCAAGGAGATGCAAAAGCAATCTTCATTGACCCCATTAACTGAAAAGAAAAG GAACAAAACACCTCTTGATTTGTCATCAGCACCAGGGAACCATACGGGTGGTTCTAAATGGCGCTTGCTTTCTGGAGA AAATAGAATGAGATCCCCACTTATATCATCCCCTTTCAGCTTGAGGACAGAAGAAAGGGCTacaagaagaaagaag AAACTCGAAGAAAAGTTCAATGCTAATGAAGCGCAAAAAGAGCAGCTGCATACGAAACTCAAG GAGAAAACAGAGACTGAGATTATTAGAAAACTACGCCAAAGCTTTTGCTTCAAAGCCAGGCCACTACCTGATTTTTACAAGGAAAGGAAAACGTCAACGAATGAGACAAAAAAG GATCCACTGACACATTTTGGAACACCGAAAGATGGAAGGAAATCCACCCCAAGTATGGCAGAGAGCAAGACTTCTTTTCCTCCCAACAGACCTGTACTGAAAAACAGTGGCACCAAGCACTTCCTAGGAAAGAGTGGTCGCACCTTGTCTCACCCTCTAACTTCAACTTCCATGATTATTCCAACTCATGAGAATACATCACCAAATATTCAGAATGGATACCAGACTGGTagaaacttaaaatattaa
- the LOC114398938 gene encoding mucin-17-like isoform X2, whose amino-acid sequence MGDSTCLMQQPFCYASGISNEASENNPIHALEQSISFGRFMSESLAWEKWSSFSHNRYVEEAERYSRPGSVAQKKAFFEAHYKKLAAQKAAALLEQANNEAQNNSTGQEDEGVIDNDNDTHNLQISPNSEMVVKEEQDAKVLSVTSDEHDVLVRLTASEHDSNSRVEASVTPESNKVEGAEAVMEEVAVVGSSMKVELQSHLEDVGAQKEESEKLSAIVTPPILTPIVKVSKSDQEVLASVGKKKPPVSSFKLSKANGTSYLTSTPVKSTAAISFKRDNIATPMSNKPANETSKFTTTPVKSTAAISFKRDNIVTPMSNTPANGTSVFTTTPVKSTAAITFKRDNIVTPMSNKPANGTSKFTTTPVKSTAAISFKRDNIVTPMSNKPANGTSKFTTTPVKSTAAISFKRDNIVTPMSNKPANGTSKFTTTPVKSTAAISFKRNNIVTPMSNKPATLSTADKKRSTPRSVNFTPIRELNRLTASVMRKFESTRAGAGSSKASKDNSTTLRTPTMASKEMQKQSSLTPLTEKKRNKTPLDLSSAPGNHTGGSKWRLLSGENRMRSPLISSPFSLRTEERATRRKKKLEEKFNANEAQKEQLHTKLKEKTETEIIRKLRQSFCFKARPLPDFYKERKTSTNETKKDPLTHFGTPKDGRKSTPSMAESKTSFPPNRPVLKNSGTKHFLGKSGRTLSHPLTSTSMIIPTHENTSPNIQNGYQTGRNLKY is encoded by the exons ATGGGGGACTCAACTTGTCTCATGCAACAACCATTCTGTTATGCTTCAGGGATTTCCAATGAAGCCAGTGAG AACAACCCAATTCATGCACTTGAGCAGTCAATTTCGTTTGGGAGATTCATGTCAGAGTCCCTGGCATGGGAGAAGTGGTCCAGCTTCTCCCACAACCGCTATGTCGAAGAGGCAGAGAGGTACTCAAGACCTGGTTCAGTGGCAcagaagaaggctttctttgaagctcactacaagaaACTTGCTGCTCAGAAGGCAGCTGCATTGCTTGAACAAGCAAACAATGAGGCACAAAACAATTCCACTGGACAAGAAGATGAGGGAGTGATTGACAATGACAATGACACTCATAATTTACAAATAAGTCCAAATTCTGAAATGGTTGTCAAGGAAGAACAAGATGCAAAGGTATTGAGTGTTACCTCTGATGAGCATGATGTCTTGGTCAGACTCACAGCCAGTGAGCATGATTCAAACTCACGTGTAGAGGCAAGTGTTACACCTGAAAGTAACAAGGTAGAGGGAGCTGAGGCAGTAATGGAAGAAGTAGCAGTTGTGGGAAGTTCAATGAAGGTTGAATTGCAAAGCCACCTTGAAGATGTTGGTGCACAGAAGGAGGAAAGTGAAAAGCTTAGTGCAATTGTAACACCTCCAATTTTGACACCAATAGTGAAG GTCTCCAAATCTGATCAGGAAGTTTTGGCTAGTGTGGGCAAGAAGAAACCACCAGTTTCTTCCTTTAAGTTGTCAAAGGCTAATGGAACCTCCTACTTAACCTCTACACCTGTTAAGTCCACTGCTGCTATTTCTTTCAAAAGAGATAACAttgctacaccaatgagcaatAAACCTGCTAATGAAACCTCCAAGTTCACTACTACACCTGTTAAGTCCACAGCTGCTATTTCTTTCAAAAGGGATAATATTGTTACACCAATGAGCAATACCCCTGCTAATGGAACCTCCGTGTTCACCACTACACCTGTTAAGTCCACAGCTGCTATTACTTTCAAAAGGGATAATATTGTTACACCAATGAGCAATAAACCTGCTAATGGAACCTCCAAGTTCACCACTACACCTGTTAAGTCCACAGCTGCTATTTCTTTCAAAAGGGATAATATTGTTACACCAATGAGCAATAAACCTGCTAATGGAACCTCCAAGTTCACCACTACACCTGTTAAGTCCACAGCTGCTATTTCTTTCAAAAGGGATAATATTGTTACACCAATGAGTAATAAACCTGCTAATGGAACCTCCAAGTTCACCACTACACCTGTTAAGTCCACAGCTGCTATTTCTTTCAAAAG GAATAATATTGTTACACCAATGAGCAATAAGCCTGCTACATTAAGCACTGCAGATAAAAAGAGATCTACTCCTAGATCAGTTAATTTTACACCCATTAGAGAACTTAACAGATTGACTGCTTCAGTCATGAGGAAATTTGAAAGTACAAGAGCTGGTGCTGGTTCTTCCAAGGCTTCAAAGGATAACTCGACTACACTAAGAACTCCAACTATG GCTTCCAAGGAGATGCAAAAGCAATCTTCATTGACCCCATTAACTGAAAAGAAAAG GAACAAAACACCTCTTGATTTGTCATCAGCACCAGGGAACCATACGGGTGGTTCTAAATGGCGCTTGCTTTCTGGAGA AAATAGAATGAGATCCCCACTTATATCATCCCCTTTCAGCTTGAGGACAGAAGAAAGGGCTacaagaagaaagaag AAACTCGAAGAAAAGTTCAATGCTAATGAAGCGCAAAAAGAGCAGCTGCATACGAAACTCAAG GAGAAAACAGAGACTGAGATTATTAGAAAACTACGCCAAAGCTTTTGCTTCAAAGCCAGGCCACTACCTGATTTTTACAAGGAAAGGAAAACGTCAACGAATGAGACAAAAAAG GATCCACTGACACATTTTGGAACACCGAAAGATGGAAGGAAATCCACCCCAAGTATGGCAGAGAGCAAGACTTCTTTTCCTCCCAACAGACCTGTACTGAAAAACAGTGGCACCAAGCACTTCCTAGGAAAGAGTGGTCGCACCTTGTCTCACCCTCTAACTTCAACTTCCATGATTATTCCAACTCATGAGAATACATCACCAAATATTCAGAATGGATACCAGACTGGTagaaacttaaaatattaa